One genomic segment of Candidatus Nitrosocosmicus arcticus includes these proteins:
- a CDS encoding formate--phosphoribosylaminoimidazolecarboxamide ligase, which translates to MNDQNSAERNFDRDLDKQTVMTLGSHCSLQVLKGAKDEDFNTLLVCEEKRFDMYKRFKFIDNIVSIKNFKEIVNKNFQDELIEKFSPILIPHGTLISTLNMDELESIKIPIFGNKWILRWESDRMLKQQLMDESKLPSPTQISSKNAIDGLCIVKLHGAAGGKGYFLVSDKKGFEEQAQKLIKSHVIESEENLFIQKYANGVPVYLQYFYSPITNELELLGIDRRYETDIDAIGRIPSKYQISSNIEPSYTVVGNIPIVLRESLLPEVYSMGERFVEASRRLVPPGMPGPFCIEGVYDKNANFIAFEFSARIVAGTNLYVSGSPYSDLLFDTPMSMGRRISLEIKRAIGSSKIDLITT; encoded by the coding sequence ATGAATGACCAAAACTCTGCTGAAAGAAATTTCGATCGAGACCTTGATAAACAAACTGTTATGACTTTGGGCTCACATTGCTCGTTACAGGTATTAAAAGGAGCTAAAGATGAGGATTTCAATACCTTGTTAGTATGTGAAGAAAAACGATTTGACATGTACAAGCGGTTCAAATTTATTGACAATATTGTATCGATTAAAAACTTTAAAGAAATTGTAAATAAAAATTTTCAAGATGAATTGATTGAAAAGTTTAGTCCGATTTTGATTCCTCACGGAACGTTGATTTCTACATTAAATATGGATGAACTGGAGAGTATTAAGATACCCATATTTGGTAATAAATGGATCCTAAGATGGGAATCAGATAGGATGTTAAAACAACAGCTAATGGATGAATCAAAGTTACCATCGCCGACTCAAATATCATCTAAAAATGCTATCGATGGCTTGTGTATAGTGAAATTGCATGGAGCAGCTGGAGGAAAAGGATATTTCTTGGTTAGTGATAAAAAAGGATTCGAAGAACAAGCACAAAAACTCATTAAATCACATGTAATAGAGTCTGAGGAAAATTTGTTTATACAGAAATATGCTAACGGAGTTCCAGTTTATTTACAATATTTTTATTCGCCTATCACCAATGAACTTGAGTTATTAGGGATAGACAGGCGTTATGAAACTGATATTGATGCGATAGGACGAATTCCATCAAAGTATCAAATATCTTCTAATATTGAGCCGTCTTATACTGTTGTAGGTAATATTCCAATTGTACTAAGAGAATCTTTACTTCCCGAAGTTTACTCTATGGGTGAACGATTTGTTGAGGCATCAAGAAGACTAGTCCCTCCGGGAATGCCTGGACCATTTTGCATTGAAGGTGTTTATGATAAAAATGCTAATTTTATAGCATTTGAATTTTCAGCGCGCATTGTAGCTGGAACAAATCTGTACGTATCGGGTTCACCTTATTCCGATTTATTGTTTGACACCCCCATGAGCATGGGCAGGAGAATCTCCTTAGAAATAAAAAGGGCTATTGGATCGTCCAAAATTGATTTAATTACGACTTGA
- a CDS encoding winged helix-turn-helix domain-containing protein codes for MGDTQLRAKRTRIKILRAIVKKNGSACFSEIRTITGLSTGSIYYHLERMKNYVLKNSKYYVITKEGMDLLVEIDKRKDFALSTKLI; via the coding sequence ATGGGTGATACACAGCTTAGGGCAAAAAGAACCAGGATCAAAATACTGAGAGCTATTGTAAAGAAGAATGGATCCGCATGTTTTTCTGAAATCAGAACCATCACAGGCCTATCTACAGGATCTATTTATTATCACCTAGAAAGGATGAAAAATTATGTATTAAAAAATTCAAAGTATTATGTCATAACTAAAGAAGGAATGGATTTGTTGGTTGAAATAGATAAGAGAAAAGATTTTGCATTATCGACAAAGTTGATTTGA
- a CDS encoding tRNA (cytidine(56)-2'-O)-methyltransferase, whose protein sequence is MTMPSSVAVLRIGHRLVRDDRTTTHAVLVSRAMGSKVIYMTDVDDEIKKTLDKVNKRWGGENEFKLEIIDNWKKIVKSWKENGGIVVHLTMYGSLINEKIKEIKELNQKILVIIGAEKVPKEVYFLADYNIAIGSQPHSEIAALAIFLDRIFEGNQFNKSFLDEKMKIIPSVKGKNVIMRNQSQLNNANPKKKNQN, encoded by the coding sequence ATGACGATGCCATCATCTGTAGCTGTGCTTAGGATAGGACACAGACTGGTAAGAGACGACAGAACAACTACTCATGCTGTGTTGGTATCAAGGGCCATGGGAAGCAAGGTAATCTACATGACTGATGTGGATGATGAAATAAAAAAAACCCTAGATAAAGTCAATAAAAGATGGGGAGGAGAAAATGAATTTAAACTCGAAATCATTGATAATTGGAAAAAGATAGTGAAATCATGGAAAGAGAATGGCGGTATAGTCGTTCATCTTACAATGTATGGATCGCTAATTAATGAAAAAATAAAAGAGATTAAAGAATTAAATCAAAAAATATTGGTCATAATAGGTGCAGAAAAGGTTCCAAAAGAGGTTTACTTTCTTGCTGATTATAATATTGCAATAGGTAGTCAGCCTCACTCAGAAATTGCGGCATTAGCAATTTTTCTAGATAGAATATTTGAAGGTAACCAGTTTAACAAGAGTTTTTTGGATGAAAAAATGAAAATCATACCATCAGTTAAGGGAAAAAATGTGATCATGAGGAACCAGAGCCAGTTAAACAACGCCAACCCAAAAAAAAAGAATCAAAATTAA
- a CDS encoding helix-turn-helix domain-containing protein codes for MVSFCELCGKHTEISKKVIIEKSIMIVCLSCSKRGKPVESNSVSKNLGSPKGTNPIGYLSPRPGAGPQQGSRNLYARKIRATPRIKPPPLKKINMVDEMILDHEFPSLIRNARSKRGLTHEQLGQKINEKVTLIRKIETGSLRPDEILAKKLERFLGITLFINSNEENTEE; via the coding sequence ATGGTTTCTTTTTGTGAATTATGCGGAAAACATACCGAGATAAGCAAGAAAGTAATAATTGAGAAATCGATTATGATTGTCTGTTTGTCCTGTTCAAAAAGAGGCAAACCAGTCGAATCTAATAGTGTTTCAAAGAATTTAGGTTCACCAAAAGGGACAAACCCTATCGGATATTTATCCCCCAGACCAGGAGCTGGCCCTCAACAAGGTTCAAGGAATCTTTATGCCAGAAAAATAAGAGCAACTCCAAGGATTAAACCACCACCCTTAAAGAAAATCAACATGGTTGATGAAATGATTCTTGATCACGAATTTCCATCATTGATAAGAAATGCAAGGAGTAAAAGAGGGCTAACGCATGAACAACTTGGACAAAAAATTAACGAGAAAGTAACGCTAATTAGAAAAATTGAAACAGGATCGTTAAGACCTGATGAAATTCTAGCAAAGAAACTTGAACGGTTTTTAGGAATAACGCTATTTATCAACTCCAATGAAGAAAACACGGAAGAATAG
- a CDS encoding PUA domain-containing protein produces MQKLFLDPYQKICSHVDFLFGRDISSILPKDLELEYSRKTGKIKSFSIDRKLIGTFRTDGGIALTINGANLFLKQQGYLSNCVIPVDDAIPFVSEGRSLFVKHVLRCGENVKSGSDVAVIDKNESVLAVGRSLLPFSYYSQSIDDIANHQRGSLIRGIGVKIREGIKSRST; encoded by the coding sequence TTGCAAAAGCTATTTCTAGATCCGTATCAAAAAATATGCTCTCATGTGGATTTTCTCTTTGGAAGGGACATCAGCTCAATTCTTCCAAAAGATTTAGAACTTGAATATTCTAGAAAAACTGGGAAGATCAAGAGTTTTAGCATAGATAGAAAATTAATCGGAACCTTTCGAACAGATGGGGGAATTGCATTAACGATTAACGGTGCCAACCTTTTTCTAAAACAACAGGGGTATCTATCCAACTGTGTTATACCAGTTGATGATGCCATACCTTTCGTATCAGAAGGTAGATCCCTCTTTGTAAAGCATGTGCTAAGATGTGGTGAGAACGTTAAAAGCGGGTCGGATGTTGCAGTAATAGACAAAAATGAATCTGTTCTAGCAGTGGGTCGATCTTTGTTGCCATTTTCGTACTATTCACAGTCAATAGATGATATTGCTAATCATCAAAGGGGCTCTCTTATCCGTGGTATAGGCGTAAAAATTAGAGAAGGAATAAAAAGCAGAAGTACTTAG
- a CDS encoding nascent polypeptide-associated complex protein: MMRSGNRDMRRMLDRMGLDMKDLGSVEEVIIRTDMKEIFLKKPQVVEMKGKDSTIYQVIASDIEETNRDVPSFKEEDIVLVMQQASVSKEKAIVALTDTKGDIAQAILNLTV, from the coding sequence ATGATGCGATCGGGCAATAGAGATATGCGAAGAATGCTTGACCGAATGGGTTTGGACATGAAAGATTTAGGATCGGTAGAGGAAGTTATTATAAGAACCGATATGAAAGAAATATTTCTTAAAAAACCCCAAGTTGTTGAAATGAAAGGCAAAGATAGTACTATTTACCAAGTTATTGCTTCAGATATCGAAGAAACTAATAGGGATGTTCCTTCCTTTAAGGAAGAAGATATTGTATTAGTTATGCAACAGGCAAGTGTATCAAAAGAAAAAGCGATCGTTGCTTTGACAGATACTAAGGGCGATATTGCACAAGCAATACTTAATTTGACAGTTTAA
- a CDS encoding integrase: MNKQTLFQSKNLQKWKSVTVRLKEDELAVLNTKLDLNGFKTFSEFIHAWVRGQYPLHENNEQVEKLIQNIRDKGVRDPLTGEFNPTFYRNVDSKDMLRDLSTRYVYLKHAKDLVRYYERYVDIFFTKPHLIASESGHKRAWICDAMRKFGMYYDRKMHNPELKILIEEIIKRYELNKKMRIHDRIWLADEGFIEAMVHKALEIDGDIGIIIKFAFFSGLRGEEITYAHETPICDSLTGCSCSKLHITQKKNVSIIVLNRIVGQKHSYFTIVPTTLWKMFKNLSKVTKEERNISHMMIKNHTESKATLMDLRKFHYNILCRSEMGEIGAEVLAGRAKSISAKHYLIHELDKISDQYSRCMLKTYFG; encoded by the coding sequence GTGAATAAACAAACTTTGTTTCAGAGTAAGAATCTACAGAAATGGAAAAGCGTTACTGTTAGACTTAAGGAAGATGAATTGGCTGTTCTAAATACTAAACTCGACTTGAATGGCTTTAAGACTTTCAGTGAATTCATTCATGCATGGGTTCGTGGCCAATATCCTCTCCATGAAAATAATGAACAAGTTGAAAAGTTGATACAGAATATAAGAGATAAAGGAGTTAGAGATCCACTAACTGGTGAATTTAACCCTACCTTTTATAGAAATGTTGACTCTAAAGACATGTTAAGGGATCTTTCTACAAGGTACGTCTACCTCAAACATGCTAAAGATTTAGTACGGTACTATGAAAGATATGTTGATATATTTTTCACAAAGCCACACCTCATAGCTTCTGAAAGTGGACACAAGCGCGCCTGGATATGTGACGCCATGCGAAAGTTCGGGATGTATTATGATAGAAAGATGCATAATCCAGAACTTAAAATCCTGATTGAAGAAATAATCAAACGCTACGAACTAAATAAAAAGATGCGAATTCATGACCGCATATGGCTAGCGGATGAAGGTTTTATTGAAGCAATGGTCCACAAAGCCTTAGAGATCGATGGAGATATTGGAATAATCATCAAGTTTGCATTCTTTTCAGGATTAAGAGGAGAGGAGATTACCTACGCACATGAAACCCCTATTTGCGATTCTCTAACGGGCTGTAGCTGTAGCAAGTTACATATTACTCAAAAGAAGAATGTTTCTATTATTGTCCTAAATAGAATTGTGGGTCAAAAGCATTCCTATTTTACAATTGTCCCGACTACACTTTGGAAGATGTTTAAAAATCTCAGTAAGGTAACAAAAGAAGAAAGAAATATTTCTCATATGATGATAAAGAATCATACGGAAAGTAAAGCAACATTAATGGATCTTAGAAAGTTTCACTATAATATATTGTGCCGATCCGAGATGGGAGAAATCGGGGCGGAGGTGTTAGCCGGTCGTGCGAAGTCTATTTCCGCAAAACATTACCTTATTCATGAACTGGATAAAATAAGTGATCAATATTCTAGGTGTATGTTGAAAACTTATTTTGGATAG
- a CDS encoding S8 family serine peptidase, with amino-acid sequence MDYFPASIIYPNGNTVSLEPKTWLLSLKTPLTAQELLDKLNGTQISLKQSSSKNPINNTNTRFWITRELDWTVADLIGALKIYLGPAYDWVGPAYTNPKIPGEKGIICPLPNVLVVKFKPDISPDYEKLKTNYSMKVVDENSKYYDEYTKYFILDKLDTYTSYKVKSILESQPDKYSLISFENMPMLLPITYVPDDADYNKQWNMQRISAGGVGSTTWDLTTGSKRIVICVIDSGCDLTHPDLKPNLAGSGKNLNTMLDDGSPVEPPGVTEIGHGTAVAGIISARINNSIGVAGVAGRCKILPFAFVNWTEEELIRGINAAGGLSARVVNMSFALSLPDTTRVDEAISQASSSILFCASSGNDDKEGISYPANHPLVMACGATNQADRRKIANPPLDSWGSNFGEELSVMAPGVPIPTTDIVGSKGYNKTGDYIDGFFGTSAAVPHLSGLAGLIFSVCPGIDPVRVRDIIENTTDKVGDVDYSIDVDHPRPNGTWNNEMGYGRINTLRAVIAASTFNPDIHWFRTVEILSGTMTLNDHEKFGNNETDTFSYIDGKRETIFQLGPFDTHDRSSSWQETVGGEIRATVDLFFDWKTDSSVDVVYAIALYEGTTGFTNDFAGSGSGTISIPEDQVKVIDVKVTNTSEGDPEDFVHANFTLINNRRSF; translated from the coding sequence ATGGATTATTTTCCTGCTTCTATTATATATCCGAATGGAAATACAGTTTCTCTGGAGCCAAAAACTTGGTTATTAAGTCTAAAGACACCTCTTACAGCACAGGAATTACTAGATAAGTTGAATGGGACACAGATTAGTTTGAAACAATCCTCATCTAAGAATCCCATAAATAATACAAATACAAGGTTTTGGATTACTAGGGAATTGGATTGGACCGTAGCTGATCTTATTGGAGCGCTAAAAATTTATCTTGGACCGGCCTATGATTGGGTAGGCCCAGCTTATACTAATCCGAAGATCCCAGGGGAGAAAGGAATAATTTGCCCGTTACCAAATGTGCTTGTGGTCAAATTTAAACCAGACATATCACCGGACTATGAGAAGTTGAAGACCAATTATTCTATGAAAGTTGTCGATGAAAACTCAAAATACTATGATGAATACACAAAATATTTTATCCTTGATAAACTTGATACCTACACATCTTATAAAGTTAAGAGCATTTTGGAATCTCAGCCAGATAAATATAGTTTAATTAGCTTTGAAAATATGCCTATGTTACTTCCCATCACTTATGTTCCTGATGATGCAGATTATAATAAACAGTGGAATATGCAAAGGATTTCTGCAGGGGGTGTAGGAAGTACCACCTGGGATTTAACAACAGGAAGTAAGCGTATCGTCATTTGTGTCATCGACTCGGGATGCGATTTAACACATCCTGACCTCAAACCCAACCTTGCTGGTTCAGGAAAAAACCTGAATACAATGTTAGATGATGGTTCACCGGTAGAACCCCCCGGTGTTACAGAAATAGGACATGGAACAGCAGTCGCAGGGATCATATCGGCTAGAATTAACAACTCTATAGGAGTGGCCGGTGTGGCGGGACGTTGCAAGATCCTTCCGTTTGCATTTGTTAATTGGACTGAAGAAGAACTAATAAGAGGAATAAATGCAGCAGGTGGACTTAGTGCTAGGGTTGTTAATATGAGTTTTGCTCTTAGTTTGCCGGATACAACTAGAGTAGATGAGGCTATTTCCCAAGCATCCTCTTCTATCCTTTTCTGTGCTTCTTCGGGGAACGATGATAAGGAGGGAATATCCTATCCCGCAAATCATCCTCTTGTTATGGCCTGCGGAGCTACAAATCAGGCTGATAGGCGTAAAATCGCTAATCCACCATTAGATTCATGGGGATCAAATTTCGGAGAAGAATTATCAGTTATGGCGCCAGGTGTTCCAATTCCTACAACTGATATTGTAGGTAGTAAAGGATACAATAAAACGGGTGATTATATCGACGGTTTCTTTGGAACATCCGCAGCAGTCCCTCATTTATCTGGTTTAGCGGGATTAATTTTTAGCGTGTGCCCAGGTATAGATCCAGTACGCGTTCGTGACATTATAGAAAATACGACAGACAAAGTTGGTGATGTAGATTACAGCATAGATGTGGACCATCCACGTCCAAATGGGACATGGAATAACGAAATGGGATATGGGCGTATTAATACATTGAGAGCCGTAATTGCAGCATCAACTTTTAATCCTGATATACACTGGTTTCGAACAGTTGAAATACTTTCAGGAACGATGACGCTTAATGATCATGAAAAATTCGGTAACAATGAAACCGACACCTTCTCTTATATAGATGGAAAGAGAGAAACAATTTTTCAATTAGGACCTTTCGATACACATGATAGGTCATCATCTTGGCAAGAAACCGTAGGAGGTGAAATAAGAGCAACAGTGGATCTATTTTTCGATTGGAAAACCGATTCATCTGTTGACGTAGTGTACGCTATTGCTCTGTATGAAGGAACAACCGGATTTACAAACGACTTTGCCGGTTCGGGTTCTGGTACAATAAGTATTCCTGAAGACCAAGTAAAAGTTATTGACGTAAAGGTGACAAACACTAGTGAGGGTGACCCAGAGGATTTTGTACATGCAAATTTTACATTGATAAATAATAGAAGGAGTTTTTAG
- a CDS encoding phage/plasmid primase, P4 family, translated as MTTLSNNIISCNFLKVNELPSFNRDGLLDRLSLFGLYADVNEWADYWFYVFGVNVIPADSQNKTPLIAWKDFQDKPVPEEQYKEWRDQKKFDKGISIIAGKIWRGIYKEKYLACIDFDNKKGIDEFLTFFPTTKTLDELSSKTLVEQHVDNKEDKAHVYFIVEKPLTKKSGINTTSRTFGDHNTLLPAIEVKSEGGHGLMICTPSLHKMGCKYEIVGRIIPSVLNISQSEGLEDALDQIYKKYGHVGEKNNGEVLIADLFKENCRVTVGSRHKSLLRIIGSLLVRLKPVMTEDEIKEIAYRWNQHHCEPPLDDNEFRSIWVQQIKFVSKSAYPLDLDNHIRKSSSDIKEKPELIEIAAESILEKVHFITIEESQAILFYKDGVYVNGGEILIDKMAEAEFKYELSNYDLSEIKGHIKRKTYVSISDFDKDLSIINLKNGLYNWKKDELTPHHQSYYSTIQEPIWYDPNAKPKMFWTFLKQVLYPTDIRTVVEAMAYTFYRDCPFEYYFKLFGDGRNGKSVFTSLLTQLHGEKNVSNVSLSSLIDNRFALSDLEFKDINIDTELSGVMIKDTSLLKKLTGGRKQPNRIERKYKDACDTYIYAKLFFNTNAITNTPDQTDAYYRREIIISFPNKFEGENDDPYLIDKLSNKEELSAIFNILMKFLRIIIKNKRMYLNEKTIDERRLKHDRAVNPVKAFVDEAISENSTDVDYTIKADFYNAFKKYINNHSLASKSPEAVGKVLKSMGWQQSRITIGDERPNCWTGKKLKPEFVSTNRQQQVTEWISQA; from the coding sequence ATGACCACTTTATCTAATAATATAATATCATGTAATTTCTTAAAAGTAAATGAATTACCATCTTTTAATAGAGACGGACTCCTAGATCGATTAAGTCTATTCGGACTCTATGCTGATGTTAATGAGTGGGCGGACTATTGGTTTTATGTCTTTGGTGTTAATGTGATACCGGCTGATTCTCAAAACAAAACTCCGTTGATTGCATGGAAGGACTTTCAAGACAAACCAGTTCCTGAGGAACAATACAAAGAATGGAGAGATCAAAAGAAGTTTGATAAAGGAATATCAATAATCGCGGGAAAGATATGGCGAGGAATCTACAAGGAAAAGTATCTTGCATGTATTGACTTTGATAACAAAAAAGGCATCGATGAGTTTCTTACCTTCTTTCCAACTACAAAGACATTGGATGAGTTGTCTAGCAAGACATTAGTAGAACAACACGTTGATAATAAGGAGGACAAAGCTCACGTTTACTTTATAGTTGAAAAACCGTTGACAAAAAAAAGTGGTATCAATACCACAAGCAGAACTTTTGGAGATCATAATACATTGTTGCCCGCTATTGAAGTTAAATCAGAAGGAGGACATGGGTTAATGATATGCACCCCTTCTCTTCACAAAATGGGGTGTAAATATGAAATTGTAGGAAGAATAATCCCATCAGTATTGAACATATCTCAATCAGAAGGGCTAGAGGATGCTTTAGACCAGATATATAAAAAGTATGGACATGTAGGTGAAAAGAACAACGGTGAGGTATTGATTGCTGACCTGTTCAAGGAAAACTGTCGTGTAACTGTAGGAAGTAGACACAAATCGTTACTTAGAATTATAGGTTCTCTTTTAGTTCGATTAAAACCAGTAATGACAGAAGACGAGATTAAAGAAATTGCTTATAGGTGGAATCAACATCACTGTGAACCTCCATTAGATGATAACGAATTTAGATCTATATGGGTTCAACAGATTAAATTTGTATCAAAATCTGCGTATCCTCTTGATTTAGATAATCATATCAGAAAATCATCTTCTGACATAAAAGAAAAACCAGAGTTGATTGAAATAGCGGCCGAATCGATACTTGAGAAAGTACATTTTATAACAATTGAAGAATCACAAGCTATTCTCTTCTACAAAGATGGAGTATATGTTAATGGGGGTGAAATCCTAATCGACAAGATGGCGGAAGCGGAATTTAAATATGAACTCTCAAATTACGATCTTTCAGAAATTAAGGGTCATATTAAAAGAAAAACTTATGTTTCCATAAGTGACTTTGACAAGGATCTTAGCATCATAAACCTGAAAAATGGATTATATAATTGGAAAAAAGATGAATTGACACCTCATCATCAATCATACTATTCAACTATTCAAGAACCTATCTGGTATGATCCAAATGCCAAGCCAAAGATGTTCTGGACCTTTCTAAAACAAGTGCTGTATCCCACTGATATAAGGACTGTAGTCGAAGCAATGGCCTATACATTTTACCGAGACTGTCCCTTCGAATACTATTTTAAATTATTTGGTGATGGCAGAAATGGGAAGAGTGTCTTTACAAGCCTATTAACACAATTACACGGAGAGAAAAATGTAAGTAATGTTTCTCTTTCTTCCTTGATTGATAATAGGTTTGCATTATCTGATCTGGAGTTTAAAGATATCAACATCGATACAGAGCTTTCCGGTGTTATGATCAAGGATACTTCTTTACTAAAGAAATTGACAGGAGGTAGGAAGCAGCCAAATCGAATTGAGCGAAAGTATAAAGACGCATGTGACACTTATATCTATGCCAAGTTATTTTTTAATACCAATGCTATAACCAATACACCAGATCAAACGGATGCTTACTATCGTAGGGAGATTATAATCAGTTTTCCAAACAAGTTTGAGGGGGAGAATGATGATCCCTATTTAATTGATAAACTATCAAATAAAGAGGAATTATCAGCCATATTTAACATTCTTATGAAATTCCTTCGAATTATAATAAAAAATAAGAGAATGTATCTTAATGAAAAAACCATTGACGAAAGGAGGCTAAAACACGATAGAGCTGTTAACCCAGTAAAAGCCTTTGTGGATGAAGCGATATCGGAGAACTCTACAGATGTTGACTATACTATTAAAGCGGACTTTTATAACGCATTTAAAAAATATATCAATAATCATTCTTTGGCCTCCAAATCTCCAGAAGCTGTTGGGAAGGTTTTAAAGAGTATGGGTTGGCAACAATCTAGAATAACAATAGGAGATGAAAGGCCTAATTGCTGGACAGGTAAAAAACTAAAGCCTGAATTTGTAAGTACCAATCGTCAACAACAAGTTACTGAATGGATATCGCAAGCTTAA
- a CDS encoding S26 family signal peptidase, whose protein sequence is MKIVDNSKILFLIIITMINSISFLYQSSFALTTFVAASDSMAPSIRTHDIVNTDENFSFDDLKIDDIIVFRAPDPAEENKTVVSRITAVIENGNNVTGNVVLCAPIAINNPIQERTILTKGDANECSIPGIDFPIDEQNYIGKVVSVVMAK, encoded by the coding sequence TTGAAGATTGTAGACAATTCTAAAATTCTATTTTTGATCATAATAACTATGATTAATTCTATATCCTTTTTGTATCAAAGTTCTTTTGCTTTAACCACATTCGTTGCCGCCTCTGATAGTATGGCACCATCCATAAGAACACACGATATAGTTAATACTGATGAAAATTTTTCATTTGATGATTTGAAAATCGATGATATAATTGTTTTTAGGGCTCCTGATCCTGCTGAAGAAAATAAGACTGTCGTATCAAGAATTACTGCGGTGATAGAAAATGGAAATAACGTCACAGGCAATGTTGTCCTTTGTGCACCCATTGCTATTAACAACCCCATACAAGAAAGAACCATTTTGACTAAGGGAGACGCCAATGAATGTTCCATACCTGGAATAGATTTTCCAATCGATGAACAAAATTACATCGGTAAAGTTGTTAGTGTTGTTATGGCCAAATGA